The following is a genomic window from Coriobacteriia bacterium.
ATACGTGTGTATCTAAATGCTATACTTCATCCATGCTGAACAGACTCCTGGGATCCAAGACCAGAGCGCGGCTTCTGACGTTGTTCATGACACACGCGCACCGTCGCTTCTACCTGCGCGAAGCCGCTCGAGAAGCCGGCGTGCCGCTGCGTGGGGCCCAGCTCGAGCTCGCCAACCTCACCGCGCTGGGCATCCTCCGTCGCCAGCCCGAGGGCAGCAACGTCTGGTTCGCCGTGGCGGAGGACCACCCGATCTACCCGGAGCTCCGGCTGCTCGTGCTCAAGACCACCGGGATCGGCGCCGTCATCAGCGATGAGTTGCGAAGCCACGATGCCACCGGCATCGAGGCGGCGCTCATCTTCGGCTCGGTGGCCGAAGGGACGGACGACGCCGACAGCGACGTCGACCTCATGGTCGTGACCGACGGAGCGACCGACCCTGTCTACGAGGCCGTCGAGGCCGCGGAAGAGATCGTTAAGCGTCCGGTCAACGTCGTGGTGTTCACTCGTTCCGAACTCGAGCAGCGCCTGACGTCGGCCGACGGCTTTACGCGACGCGCACTCGAGGGGGCGAAGATCTTCCTGATCGGCGGTACGGATGGGATTCCAGGATCTCCTTCAAGCGGGGCTGATACGACCGGTCCGCGCTGACCCGGAAGAGATCCGCGCACGCTTCCAAGTAGCGACCAGAGACGCCGAGCTTGCCGAGGGCCTGTTGTCGACCGACCTGGACTGGGCACTGATCGTCGCGTACAACGCCATGCTCCAAGCGTGCACAGCATCGATGTTCGCCCAGGGATTCCGGCCGCGCGGGACCGACCATCACCGGACGGTGATCCGCTTCATCCGATCGACCCGCCCCGACCTCGAAGATATGATCCGCAGGCTCGACGGGCTGCGCCGTCGCCGGCATCGCGCGGTCTACGAGGTAGTGGGCAGCGTCTCCGCATCCGACGCGAAGCGAGCTGTCGCCATGGCGAGCCGACTCATCGCTGCTCTGGGCGGTCGTTCTAAGGAGTGATATCATGTCGGTATCGTCAGTCACCAAGACCGAGGTGGGCACGATACCGAACTTCCTGCTTCGCAACATGGACCCGGAGCTCATGGAGCAGATGCGCCGCCGCGCGAAGGAGCACGGCCGCTCTCTCCAGGCGGAGATCCAGACCACCCTTCGGCGCTCGCTCGCTCGCGAAAAGCGGGCGGCGTTCCTCGAGCAGGTCGACCGGTTCCTGGACGAGACGCGCGGCCGAGAGGCGTTCGACGCGACAGCCGCCATCCGTCACGACCGCGACGCCGGTCACAAGCCGTGGCTCGGGTACTAGACGCGAGCGTGCTGCTGCACTGGCTCGCGGACGAGCCGCTCTCGGCGCAGGCGCGCGCCCTGCTCGCGTCCCAGGACGATCTGCTCGCGCCCGTCCTCGCGCGCTCGGAAGTCGGCAACGGCCTCTGGATGCAGGTCCGCTGCGGCCGCATGACGATCGAAGAGGCGAGCGTGCGCATGGAGGCGCTGGCGGACAGCGGCGTGCGCTTCGTGGACGACCCGGCCCTGCAGGTCGCGGCGCTGCACATCGGAGCCCGCCTGGAGCACCCCGCCTACGACTGGGAGTACGTCGCGCTCGCCATCGCCGAAGGCTGCGACCTGGTCACCGCCGACGATGCGCTGTGGCAGCGCGCATGCGAGATTATCGGCGAGCGCGCGGTGTGGCTGAGCGACGTGTGAGGCGGTGTGCAGATCTACCACCGCGTGGTAAGCATGGTAAGAATTTCACCACGCGGTGGTAGATCTGCAGGGACGTCAGAGTCCGTCCGCAAAGACTACAAGGCGTTTGTGACCGGCGCATTCGAAAACATGAAGACGTTCCTGCTTACTCAGGTCCTCAGCAGCCAAGAGGATGACTAATTCCCACTATCGGAATGTCACCCCGACGCCCGCTCCCCCTACCCCTCTCCCAGCACCAGCCCTCAGTCCAGCGCGTCCCACAGGTAGAGCGACGCGACCGACCGGTACGGTCGCCAGCGGTCGGTGATCACCGCCAGCGCCTGCGCGTCGTCGAGCACGCGCGGGCCGTAGAGCAGGCCGATGCTGCGACGCAGCCCCGCGTCATCGAGAGCGAAGACATCCGGCCGTCCGAGCGAG
Proteins encoded in this region:
- a CDS encoding type II toxin-antitoxin system VapC family toxin codes for the protein MLLHWLADEPLSAQARALLASQDDLLAPVLARSEVGNGLWMQVRCGRMTIEEASVRMEALADSGVRFVDDPALQVAALHIGARLEHPAYDWEYVALAIAEGCDLVTADDALWQRACEIIGERAVWLSDV
- a CDS encoding HEPN domain-containing protein, which translates into the protein MGFQDLLQAGLIRPVRADPEEIRARFQVATRDAELAEGLLSTDLDWALIVAYNAMLQACTASMFAQGFRPRGTDHHRTVIRFIRSTRPDLEDMIRRLDGLRRRRHRAVYEVVGSVSASDAKRAVAMASRLIAALGGRSKE
- a CDS encoding nucleotidyltransferase domain-containing protein, translated to MLNRLLGSKTRARLLTLFMTHAHRRFYLREAAREAGVPLRGAQLELANLTALGILRRQPEGSNVWFAVAEDHPIYPELRLLVLKTTGIGAVISDELRSHDATGIEAALIFGSVAEGTDDADSDVDLMVVTDGATDPVYEAVEAAEEIVKRPVNVVVFTRSELEQRLTSADGFTRRALEGAKIFLIGGTDGIPGSPSSGADTTGPR
- a CDS encoding Arc family DNA-binding protein; the protein is MSVSSVTKTEVGTIPNFLLRNMDPELMEQMRRRAKEHGRSLQAEIQTTLRRSLAREKRAAFLEQVDRFLDETRGREAFDATAAIRHDRDAGHKPWLGY